The genome window TTAGTTTAAAGAAATATGCTGGATACCTAACCACTAGAGACCATATCTTCTGGTTTTATAGACATGGCAAGTTTAATATGTTCCTTCAATCATGTCTTGTATAGGTACCATCAGAATGGTTCAGGCCGTGGTCCCTCATATGGCATCTAGAAAGAAAGGAAAGATTGTGAACATGGGTAGTGTGATTGCTTTAGGTGCTGGACCATGGGCAGGTGCTTACAGTGGATCCAAAGCTGCATTGCATTCTCTGACTGATACGTTAAGGTTTGCCTCTCGCTCTCACTTTTGCTAATAAATTATCTGTATGCGTGCTAGCAACCTTCTCAACCCCCTAAATATCATCACCAAGTTACTTAAGTACATACAGTTATTATAAACTTCACATAGATAATATTTTGTTCTTCATATGCTTGTTTTTTGTTAGATCTTTAATTAGTTTACTATATAATTCTCACATAAGTGTTGCACTTCTGTCGACCTTTTCCCATGTTTCCGTCTATTGGTTGTATTTTCATTTACCCGGCTGATTTGAAACTATGCAGATTGGGAAAGGTAACGTCTTTCATTTTGGTTGCCGTAGGTCATGGATTTGTTGTTTCTTCGAAGTCTTTACTTAAACCTAAAGTATTGTTTCTTCAGATTAAAATGTTGTCTTCTCCTACAGTTAGATTTTAGTATAATTCTTAATATGATGTTGTGATGGACTGAGTAGATTAttaatatatctatatctatatatatatatatatatatatatatatatatcaagttttttttaatgaggAACTGAACCTTAGGGAACTATAGATATTTTTTTCACCAGGAACCAAAATTTTTGAGGGTTTTTTTGTCAAGACCAAACTCTTGATCTTGACCTTTCTTGAAATGCCATTGAAGACCACACACTATTCCATCCTACATTAAGTTCCTTGCGCTATTTATTTTGAGCTTACCAAGATGACAAGAGGGGGACTTACGATcatctcatctctctctccaacttattgttattatttaattttgatatatatacttattcaattctaatactaaaattttgattttctttcttttaacaATAATACTAAGTTACTTTTTTGTAGTCGCAAAAGATTGAACCTTAGTCATTTCATTTAGTAGCAACATTATATAATACgacaattttacctctaatgactATTCCTTGCAAACTCTCCCTTTTATACCCTAAATAAAAATTCTCCTCACAAGGATACCCTCAACTCTGAAGGATAAAATTGTCAATCGCATCGGACCTTCATCGTCAAGGTTGAATGAGTGAATATGTCAGTTGTTTATACTCGAGGTTGCTTGGAGGAATGAAGTCTCATTTCATTCATAATGGCCTTCCATGAATATATCGATTCTGAGGTCAAATAGTGGTACTATATTCTGACTATCCCAGTCAAAGGGGTGAAATTTGCACTTGTAGATGTATTGTACCCGTTAAACTTCACACATTCATTGAATATCTCAAGAACCTTGGGCTGCTCTCCTTAAGTGTGGCGTTTTCAACTTCATGGGTGAAAAGCTGTGCCATGGTCGTTTACTTTGTCCATGCCGGCTAGTGTTCTGTGGTCAGTTTTTGGGTCTAAGTTGGACAAAGCTGAGAGGTCAGTATTGCTCTATAAGCTTCTGCAATTTTCTTGTGTCTGAGGTGAACTTGATTTCTAAAGAGTAAAGACATTACAATCAGCCAAAAAATAGATTAAAGAGAAAAAAGAACGATACTAAGGTTGAGGGTTTATTAGTCCCATGTAAGTCATGGGTTCCGCTCCTCATCCCCTCACACCCTatgcaaaattataaaattatgagaAAAGCGCATAATATTATGAACGGATGTTTTGGCGCTCATAAAATGGAATACCCCTAAAAAAAaggttaaaacttaaaaggaGAAAAAACCCACGTTAGGGTTTCATCTCTCAAATGTCAGCCGCTCAACTCTTGTTCTCTTAACATCTCAGCAGCTGCACATCTACAAGTAAGCCTTCTTCTCACTTCTTAGTATATACATACGCATGTATGTATGTTCTTGACAAGAGGCACATACACCTTAAATGCAACGCATAGagcttcttcttcaagtctaatagatgaaaatgatgaagaggaagaggaagaacgAGAATTTGAGGGGCCTGAGATTGAGCTAGATACCTAGATCACACTGCAGCTTTCGAATTAGAGAACCTTATTGATTAAGGCTTAATTATTAGCACTATTATCATGTTATTTATGCTCTTTATTATGTTTGAATGTTAACACTATGTTTGGTTTTACTTATTTGTTAAATCTGCGAGTAATTGTTTTTTTGGCCAAAAGGCGTGTGATTAATGGCGCTTCGGTAGTCGTGCCTCAAATCGGGGTCTTGCTCTTTCTTATATGCACCTTAAACAACACTGCTGGTATTCTATATTCTAATCTTTATGAATTGTGATACTTTTGCTCAGTACTGCCTGTGGTGCCTCTGGCATACATGGTTTCGGTTCACTTGGAAATAAGTAGTGGGCTTTGGGGCCATTTGCTTCATCGGGTCTTTATTGGATGGCCCAACTTCTAAACGATTTGGATTGAGAAGTTAAGAAGGTGCAGAGTGATAACATGTAACAGAAATGGAACCATGGCAAGGAGAGAGATAAATACTTTAAACAAACTTAGCCAAACCAAAAATTTTGTATGCAGTTTATACTGGTTGTCTAGGTATTTTTACTAATATAGTAATAGTAAAATGATAGTTACAATCTcttgaatataatatgattaccTAGCATTTGGATGTTAGCAGCCCTCTGCTGGCATATATAGAAAAAGGTGCAGTTGtaaatttataatgattttgTGATTATATCTCTTCTGCAGATTGGAGCTCAGGCCTTTTGGGATTGATGTTATTAATGTTGTCCCAGGAGCTATTAAGTCGAACATTGGTAATGCTGCTATAGCCAACTATAGTCGTATGCCTGAATGGATATTGTACAAGCCATTTGAAGAAGCAATCCGAAAAAGAGCCTACTTCTCTCAAAGCTCAAAGTCAACCCCTTCTGAGGAGTTTGCTAATAAGGTGGTTGCTGCAGTCCTGAAGAAGAACCCGCCCGCCTGGTTTTCTTCTGGTCAGTTCTCAACGATAATGGCAATTATGTACCATCTGCCGATATTTATTAAGGATTTCCTTCTGAAAAAGGCAATGAAGTGTTGACGTCCTGTTATTGGTTTTGTACACTATATGGTGGCACAAAAAAAGGAAGCAATGCCCAAGAATTTATGGAACAATGATAGAGATTATTacgagtatattttttttttttgggggtgGGGTCGGGCGGTCTATATAAAATTAAGGTTTCAATTCTCATGTCCGGCGCAGAAAATAGAATTGACGGAACTCTATATTTCATAATAGTATGATGCACACAGCACACACAATGGAAGGAAGTGAATTGGTTTTTCCGCTTTTGCTTTCGTTCATCTTCGGTGACTTTGTGTAATTCGAAATACTAGAGAACTAAAAACTAGTCTCATAAAATTTTAGTTTGACAATTTTTCATTAATtccatttatattaataataataataagataaatTGTCCAATTAAAATTAGTAATATGACTGTGTCATTATCTGAattatatataggctcatgatcaaatagaaaccactcttaaaataaaaactagaaaccagttttcctaccactatttataactacgggtatcactaatttatactgcactaatcactgtttttatatagtatgtaaacaacgatttttattattaaaattgagaaTATCTAcctatctaaactattgataattgattatagatgatcaatttcatccgtatgaaggttcttggcggtaggaagccgcaagacaAGTTGTATGATAATGggaagtagtcgttagttttgtaagttatgatgaaaagtgtatgtgactattgatGATGATAGATAATGGTGGAAAGTCATAGAAACGTatgataatggtggtaagaggtccattatcaCGATTTGGAtaaagatgatggtcatatacgttgcatatatgtatacatatacatatatatatatatatatatatatatatatatatatatataggccaacattccaaagaaggactccttatatggagttacatagcgcgccattataaatcatcaattttattataaattctgttatagaataaatataaaacgtgattctaatataaaatactataaaatatgtctattttaagtaatttaacacttaaaatttgatgaaaaaaagtatattttcgaaactgattctacaacagaataattctggatgattattattctgctatagaatcatgttgagatattgcataattttggatgatctttggaataaaaaaattgtataacttcgttttcggtttaataatcaaaatttgcaattatatttcatgaaaaaatatattagaatatatattatgtatatatttataatggtgtgctacgtaactccatataagagggaatgctatggagtgctaccctatatatatatatatgcgcgagatatgctatatataaattagtgatatgttatgtacaaattagtgatttctgtagttaaaaatagtgataaaaaaatgtccataaactggtttttagtttttaggctaatttggtttctattggagtaagattatatatatatatatatatatatatatatatatatatatatatatatatatatatatatatatatatatatatatatatagggtctttctaatgtgtgcccaagggcacacaatatacacaaaatttgatgaattaagtggattttgattggttggATTGATGTAAATGCATGGGGGtcatccatatttatgattacatgaccaataagaatgcaccaaactcatagaTGTTAgcgcttattgtgtgcccatgggcacaccatagaaaagccgatatatatttatatggttGAGTTCTACATAGAACCTCTTAGTCTTGAACCTTAGAACCTTCATTAAATAACAACATTTAATTCCATGATTAATGtaaacttcttaaattatataatttaaccaTATAACTTGTAGGCTTGTACTGCTGCTGAATATTTGTATAAAGATTTTAAATACGAATTATCAAATCATACtgctgcggaacatatattaatataataaaaattgattttatatgtaatatttttgtaGGCAACGCAAATACTGTTATAGTACAttaaacattataaaataatattattagagcatctccaaccatacaaagcccttggctaaaaaatgagttggcattccaaaactaaaaaatatagccaacgtcctgaaaaaatagcactccaaccacactaatctgttgtctataattttagccaacctcctatggatggctatatttgtcgaacctctacaggtctgtaagaaatctgtaggaaaattacacatcatttattaccatattaaactgatatattctattttaacaatttaaaatattaataacatactatttttaaattatagccaaccagtatagccaataccattgaagcaaaatgtcttacaggttcagcaaattttacataatgtcttgcaggtctaatttagccaacgaatataaccaacaccgttggagatgctcttagagcatctccaaccatctaaagcccttggctaaaaggtgaggtggcatacctaaaataaaaaaatttagccaacagctccaaaacctcaactccaaccatgctcagctgttgtctataaatttagccaacctcctatggatggctaaatttgttgaacctctacaggtctgtaagaaaatctgtaaaaagattgtacatcatttattactatattgaactgatatattctattttaacaatttaaaatattaataacatactatttttaaattatagccaaccaatatagccagtaccattgaagcaaaatgtcttacaggttcaacaaattttacataatgtcttacaggtccaatttagccaatgattatagccaacgccgttggagatgctcttaaataACTATACTGATATTGCTGCAGTACATTGGAAATACTGCTGCAAAACATTGGAGGGAGAGTAACAAGTAATTTGATTAGAATGTAATATTAAATTCTGATACATAAAATTAATGCACTCATTAATTATCTACAATCAAGTAAAAAGgaaattaaataactaatattaaatgCAGTATTTGATCATGAACATTGATTTAACAATAATCTAATGATTTTATAtgagttctaagttctaacttAATATGGTATCTATTAATACCGGAACATGTTACGTATATcgaatataatttcaaaagaaatgtcccaaattttattgattattttgattgattttacaCACTAATAACGAGATCATGATTCACGAGTATACacaaaattagatatatatcttacacattattttaaaaacagtTTTTTATGGTGTATCATGAGAACACAATAAACATTAACTTCTACAAATTTtgtgtatttttattaattatctgatcataaatataaatgacACCTTATATTTATGTCAATTTTACCTATTAAAATCTAACtcatcaaattcaaattttat of Daucus carota subsp. sativus chromosome 3, DH1 v3.0, whole genome shotgun sequence contains these proteins:
- the LOC108210811 gene encoding short-chain dehydrogenase ptmH; the encoded protein is MEQDESQSQQQVVVITGCSSGGIGNALARAFGGEKCLVVATARSLSSMADLDHDNPNYHLEELDVLSDQSVNELVSSVMEKFGRIDILVNNAGVQCVAPLAEIPLSELQHTFDTNVFGTIRMVQAVVPHMASRKKGKIVNMGSVIALGAGPWAGAYSGSKAALHSLTDTLRLELRPFGIDVINVVPGAIKSNIGNAAIANYSRMPEWILYKPFEEAIRKRAYFSQSSKSTPSEEFANKVVAAVLKKNPPAWFSSGQFSTIMAIMYHLPIFIKDFLLKKAMKC